Sequence from the Pseudopipra pipra isolate bDixPip1 chromosome 16, bDixPip1.hap1, whole genome shotgun sequence genome:
CCACTGGCAGACAAGGTAACATCAACAAGGTAACATCAACTGTGGGTCCTGGAATCTATGACTGtaaacagaggagagaaataCAGATGGTTTATCAGACTTTATTATCTCCCTTAATTGTGTgcctgtttgtttggggtttttttaataggtaaTTTCTTTCTGCATGTCAGTGCTAGGAGAAAGTGAGCTGCCTGgagcatattttaaaaataaacagaatataagagagaaggaaaagtgcTCTGCTGACTAAAACCCAGGAAGTAGCAGAGAAAACCTTGGTACCAACTTTTCTTCCATGTTTTAAAAGGGACATCTTTCTGCAAGGTAAGGCAATTTGGCTTCcacaatcttaaaaaaaattacttttgatgAAAATAGCACAAGCTTCATTGATGGTGACATAATCCACAGAACTCTTTTATGTCAATTCCTGCAGGTTAGTGAGATGACAATAATCTTTGTTCCTTGGCAGCAGGAATTAAATTCTCTCTTGTtgaatgaaaatggaaatgtcTAGCACTGAAATCGTCCACTTTGTTGGTCAGACAGCTGACACAAAATCTCTGCAGTAGTTTACAGGTATTTCAAAACTAGCACATATTACTGTGAGGTTAACTGTTCTGAGAGTAAAACTTCCCAACTCAGCATTTGCAaatctgttgggttttttcccaataaTTTCAACCAAGTTGCTACAATGCAACTTTATGAGCTTTTAGAGGATTTTCCTCCTAAAGGCCAAACACAATACAAGACTCAATACACACCTTAAGACCAGTCTTCATTAGCTCAGTAGATATACAGCCCTTTCAAGACTATTGATGCTGTGTCAACATTCAAACCATTGTACCAAAATCTGACTGACTAGAAATAATTGTCTTCCAGTGTATGCTCAAAGAGAAACACTAAGCCTCCCTGAATACCCAAAACCTAAAATCTACTCCCATTTGGTTCTTCACCTACAGTAAAACTGATAAAGCTCATCGTGGCCTCAATGCCTCACCACTGTACTGGAGATTACATGTTCAGAACTTGGTGTTATTTTAAATACCAGAAAGAAAATCCTAATCTTCAAAGCACAAGTTGTGAAAATATAACTAACATTTAAACTACttggaaaattattatttgatGAGAATTGTATCAACTAacttaaatacaaataaaagttAATATAAATTGCAATAAAAACTGGACAGTCCATAAGCACAAGACTAGAATACTTGCTAGCATCATAAGTTACAAATACTGAACACAGGGTCTAACAAATTCTCCTTGCCAGCTACATACTTTCTCCTGCAGTAGCATATATTAACATTTAGTAGTCAAGGAGGAGAAAATTCTGAATGAAGGTGCTAAAATCACACTGTCACAGGAGGAATTTATGGTGCCAAGAGAAAGGCAGTCAGAAGACAGGGAATGGATGGGCCAGCATGATAAGCAATGCACAAGTCTGAAGTGTGAGAGCAGAAGTGATCCTTCCGAGGGAACAGCTGGGGAGAGCCGctagcagcagcaggaggactcacactatttttaatttttttttttttttgaaagcactAGTGACTAAGCATGGACAAAGAAGAGTGAGAGTCTCAGTAAAAAAAGTGGTGATTTTAACTTTCTCTGTAAATGTAGGATTTTGCATCAGGTCTGAAGATTTCAAGCCTGGTCAAGTAACACTTTTTCATGAGCTACAAATTCCTCATTTGTTGTTATGATGATTTAGACTTTGGTTCACCATGTTAAGACATTCCTCAGCTGCTGAATTTTAAGTAAAATACTTTTTGGTTTTGCAGTCAAGTATTAAGTCCTGAGAACATGTCAGGGCACATTACCAAAGCAAGCTGTGGCTGAATGATGCCGTGCCCAGTGCGTTAGAAGACTGAGGTGCATACTCCATGCAGAAAGCACGTCTTAAGAGCACATTAACACGGAGCAGCTGAGCCAGCGAGAGGACACGGGCTCGGGGCCGCGCTGGGCTCCGCTCGGGCCCCTCGAGCACACGCGGGGGCCCGGGCGGGGACGTTTCTTTCCAGCACAAAAGGCCAGCAGGGAACAGCGCATCTCCCCGTCCTCCAGCACTCACCCCCTGCTTCCAGAGCGCGGGCGGCCACCTCCTCACCAGAGAACGGGACCTTCCCCGAGTCTGTGCGCTCCCCTTTACTGCGAACAGCGACGTCGATCCCAGTCGCTAAATTCCAGCGGGCTCGCTGGTCAAGGGCGCGAGTGACACTGCCGAGACTGAGCTTTGGCGGTACGAGAGAGAACACGACGCCGGCCCAGCAGGGCGGGGAGCTCGGACCGCCGCgccgcccagcccggcccagcccggccccgccgccccgtgAGGGCAACGCTGTTcccgcgcccggcccggcccggcagcGCCGCCTCGCGGGCGTCAGCGCAGGCGCGGCCATGGCGGCGGCCGGCGGCGCGGAGGGCGCGGGTGGAGGCTCCGCGCTGTGGGCCGAGGTGCGGGCGCTGCTGCCCCGCGCCGAGGAGGGGCTGACCTTGGCGCTGAGCGGGGAGGTGGAAGGCTGCGTCCTGCCGCTGCTGCGGCGCGCCCGCGCCCTGCTCTACAGCCCGCCGGGCCCgcccggggcggcggcagcggcggcgctGGCGCGCTTCGGCGACGTCCTGCGCGACTATTCCTGGGAGAAGCTGAACGCGGTGCCGTGGAGGGAGGTCGGCAAGGGCTGGCGGCAGGTCTACGCCTACGGCTGCCTCTTCGGGGCGCTGGCCGAGGTGGCCGCGGGCCGCCCGCAGGCCGCCGTGCGCCTCTGcgacctggggctgctgctcgGCGCCGCCGTCCTGGACAACGTCCTGGCGCGCCTGGTGCGGGCGCTGCAGCCGCGCCTGCCCCGCGGGACCGCGCCGCGGGACCGGCCCCGCGCAGAGGTACCGCCCGCGAACCCCCTCTCCTTCCCGGCCTCCAGCCTCCCCGGGGGTCTCTGCCGGGTGTTGAGGGGGAACGTGCATTCCAGAGGGTCCGGCCGGAgcggcccccgccgccccccgcggTGCAGCCGGAGGAGGCGATTCCTCACCTTCACTGCCCTTCGCTGGAGCACTTCAGAGACAACTACCTCATTCCCGAGCGGCCCGTGGTCCTGGAGGGCGTCATGAACCACTGGCCGTGTATGAAGAAGTGGAGGTGAGAAAGAAGTTTCTTCCCTGTTCAAGTAAAGGCACGATCGTTCCCTGTGTTGGGTATCTTGGTGGTCGGTAGAGCAGCAGAGACCTTTGCAGAGGAGGGACACTGTGGGCAGTGAGTTTTGCTGGCAGcgcctttctccttctctggaaGTTGCTTCACAGATAAGGGAAACGCTTTTGGAGCGCTCAGAGCATCACACAGCAAGTGCCAGACTGAGCCGGGGCGAAGGTGCCCCTCCACCCAGGCTGGGGCTGTCCCGGGAGCCCGGTGGTGAATTGGTGGTGCAGTGTGTTGCTCAGGTGGGAACTCAGAAGGAGTGCACATTGCAAAGTGCCAGTGAGCTGCTCACGGCTCAGTGGGTCTGTGATTTTTACCCCTTGGAATGTGCCGATAATTAGTGCAATGGAAAGTGAATTTCAGAGCCATGTGTCAGCATGATTGACTTTTTCATTGACAGAGGCAAGCACTGATGTTCAGTGTCATGTTTGCATATTGAGTTTCAGCCATCACCATTGAGAAGTGAGTAATAGCATTGTGCTGCCTGCCTGATGTAAGCAGTGGTGCCTTGAGTATTTGTGAGGCGAAGCTCATGATTCCTtacaaaaggggaaaaagcacTCATGCTTAGTTTGAGCAATTGCTTTTGTTCAACAGCCAAGGGTACAATTGACATTAAGTGAACACACTTGTTATTTTTAGGGGGTTTATTCATTTCTGAGGGAAGGTACTCCACTGGTTAACTTTAGACACTTAAAAAGATGAACTTCTCCATTTAGTTAATACCATTGTCCATGAAGAGATGTATTCCACCCATCAGAGTAATCCCTCTGGCTGTAACCAGGATGGATATTATTGGTGCCTGTATACGGAATTTGACACTGGCAGAGAGTTGATCTAGTATTAATGATAAAAAGATACAACATTTTATTTAGCAAACATGGCAGCAGGCAGCAAGAAGATTGGCCATCCCTCACCAAGAGAGACTTAATAGCTTAAACCTCCTCAGCTCCTAAGGAAACCACAGTTAACTGAGGTGAACAagattttaaaccaaaataaaatagacAGTTGTGGGATAATGTACACACAAACCTGCCTGCTGATTTCCTTGCCGCTTACATcgttttctgctgccttttgtaTCTGGTTGGTTAGGTTTAGAGAAAAGAAACTTGTGGTAGTAGAATTTTATTACCCTATAAGACTAATTTGGATTGATTGCCTTACATTCAAAATTAGTAAGAAAAGAAGTATAAAAGGTGATTGAACTTTCTTTATTTCAGCGTGGACTATTTTCGTCAAGTCGCAGGGTGCCGCACAGTCCCCGTGGAGTTGGGCGCCCGGTACACAGATGAGGAATGGTCTCAGCAGCTCATGACTGTCAATGACTTCATCAGCCAGTATATCATGGATGAGGTGTGTTACActcattttatttcatctccAAACACAGCAGCATGGTACTGGTACAGACAACAGTTCTGCTTCCAACAAACATACTCAGAGGTGATGGTCAAGGGAGAGGGTGTGCTGTAAGCACAGCTCTGAATTAAAAGGCTTGACCTATTTTCAAGATCTGAAGCTAGAAATAGTTATTGAAGCAATACCTAGGATTGATTTTTACATATCATCACATGTACAGCAGCTGAAATTTGACAAATAAATACATTCTACAGCAAAAGCCTGACTGGTGGAGTCTAAGTATAAGGGATCCTCAGCCAGCAGGATCAAGATCCAAATTCACATGCcacaaggcagaaaaataaaaagtcaattAGCAATTGAAATGTCCTTTTGCTTTCACAGCTGAGAATCCAAAACTCCTGTTTCTGTTTCCTGACCTTCTGGCAGGTAGTACTGTGTGCCCTAGCAAACTGGTCTGTGGTGCAGCCCAGAACAGAGTACAGAGCTAGTTCCAAAGAGTGAAGGAGAACTGCTCTGTGTGCCCGTAGTGTTTGGCTATAAAGATGCAGCACATTGTCACGGGACTGACAGGAGTGTTGAGACTCCGTGGGGTTATAGCTCAGCTTCCTCCAGTAACTCGAGCTAGATGATTTATTGATTAGGGAGACACATCTACACTCTCACAATTTCAGTGGAGCTGTAAGTTGCTATTTCAGAAGATCCCTTATACTGTTGAAACAGTTCTGGTACTCTGAATAGGATATTGGAAGTGAATGTTACCTATGAGTAAATTCTATTCACCTGTAAGTAAATTAACTGACTGAGAAGTCGTACACTATATGTCACtatgtgttttttatttctctgctgtcattTCAGAACAGTGTAGGATACCTTGCCCAGCACCAGCTTTTTGATCAGGTAAAATTGAGTGAATGTTTTTATCTTCCTACGGTCAAGTGTTCCCTTTGTAGCAGAAGTTGTCTCTGAGGATGTCAACTGTACTAGATCAAAGGGTATATGAAGAACTCACAGTAATTATTAAGTTTCTATTCCCATGATTTGAAAGAACAGAGGGAGAGGTTTGTTCCATTTGGctgaaaaatatggaaataaaactcTCTAGGGATGAAGATATGCAGTCCTAGAGCTGTTTTGGTACACTGTAGCATATACTTACAGGGATAATCACCCAGAAAGCAGCAGTTCCTCAAAGACTATAATAAAGTCAGGGAAGAGATTTGGACAGAAAACAGTGTTCAGTGTTGATTACCATAATCTGAAATGTCATTCCAGTTTACCAGAATTTAGGTTGGTGGGAGACATAAATAGGAATCTCATGGAGAAACAAGCATAGTGTATAAGAGatcagctgc
This genomic interval carries:
- the KDM8 gene encoding bifunctional peptidase and arginyl-hydroxylase JMJD5, which codes for MAAAGGAEGAGGGSALWAEVRALLPRAEEGLTLALSGEVEGCVLPLLRRARALLYSPPGPPGAAAAAALARFGDVLRDYSWEKLNAVPWREVGKGWRQVYAYGCLFGALAEVAAGRPQAAVRLCDLGLLLGAAVLDNVLARLVRALQPRLPRGTAPRDRPRAERVRPERPPPPPAVQPEEAIPHLHCPSLEHFRDNYLIPERPVVLEGVMNHWPCMKKWSVDYFRQVAGCRTVPVELGARYTDEEWSQQLMTVNDFISQYIMDENSVGYLAQHQLFDQIPELKEDISIPDYCCLGEGEEDDITINAWFGPGGTISPLHQDPQQNFLAQVLGRKYIRLYSPQDSENLYPHESQILHNTSQVDVEDPDLVKFPNFTKAAFQACILMPGQILFIPVKYWHYVRSLELSFSVSFWWS